The DNA segment tcttgagaaagaggaacTAAGTCTAGGAATAttaggctaacaagaaattggggtgaactcaagagattgatagccccaattaaaaggttaaacctagagatagtaatacccgacttgaccaatttcacttgtattgtatgaacacccatttgggcttgagaaagccaaatcagaaaaagtcactcaaactaccgagaggtatagagtgagcacttatgtgtgatggttatatcatgaccccaatcataacaagcttgtcatagattcttgatacccattagatactcacctaggcggaagtcacttccctagtgcctttttaacactttaaatttTCACTAAAAATATTGTACGTAGCTTATACTCAACatacaatagtataaaattagaatagaatcaatcgcaacaatgtttggaagtgcaattaggaacaacacgcacatctagattagttagatacccaACTCCAAGCTAAATTAActcctgtggaaatcgatcccgacctcattgggtaaaactgcatcgaccatcctcgctactcttTAGTGGTGTAGgtatggcctcgatcagggtccTCCTGTACAAGACTTCCCCGTTGAGGAATGAGTGGTTTGCTAACCTCTTGAGGGCTCACTTTTGACCATTAGTAGCATTCTCTGGGTACTCCTGGGTTGCAAGAAATTTCTTGATGTCGTGATACCATGGTTTACTATATGGTTCTTCATTCACATGGAAGCAATAGGCATGTTGATCCCTGATCTCTACCTCGATAGGGTCGATGTAGTTCTTCTCTGGATGTTGAATCATAGATGATAAGGTTGCAAGGGCGTCAgtaaactcattctgaattcttgGGACATGCTTGAACTCAATCTTTATGAACTTCTTGCACGACTCCTTCATGCAATGCAGGTACGATAATATCTTGACATTCTTGGTGAACCATTCTCCTTGGACTTGGTGTATCAACAAATTGGAATCTCCTATGACCAAAAGTCCTTTGATGTTCATGTCAACTGCCATTCTGATTCCAAGGATGAACGCTTCGTATTCAACAATATTATTGGTACTAGGAAATCTTATCTTTGCCGATGTTGGGTAGTGTTTTCCAGATTCCAAAATCAGGACTGCCCCAATCccgactcctttgaagtttgctactCCATCTAAGAACATTCTCCACATGGGGTATGATTCTATAATATCCTCCCCGGCAAataatacttcttcatcagggaaaATACGTGGCAAGCGGTTTGTAATCTCCATCCACTGGATTCTCGGCGAGGTGGTTGGCTAAAGCTTGCCATTTGATAGCCTTCTGAGTTATGTGCATAATGTCAAATTTGTTGAGGAGAATTTGCCATTTAGCTAGCTTTCTGGTAAGCATTGGCTTCTAAATAATACACTTGAGCGGATCGAGTCGAGATATCAGATACGTAGTGTATGCCGGCATGTAATGCCTTAGCTTTTGAGCAATTCAAGTCAGAGCACAGCAAGTGTGTTCTATCAGGGTATACTTGGCCTCGCATGG comes from the Nicotiana tabacum cultivar K326 chromosome 14, ASM71507v2, whole genome shotgun sequence genome and includes:
- the LOC142168904 gene encoding uncharacterized protein LOC142168904, with product MEITNRLPRIFPDEEVLFAGEDIIESYPMWRMFLDGVANFKGVGIGAVLILESGKHYPTSAKIRFPSTNNIVEYEAFILGIRMAVDMNIKGLLVIGDSNLLIHQVQGEWFTKNVKILSYLHCMKESCKKFIKIEFKHVPRIQNEFTDALATLSSMIQHPEKNYIDPIEVEIRDQHAYCFHVNEEPYSKPWYHDIKKFLATQEYPENATNGQK